From one Musa acuminata AAA Group cultivar baxijiao chromosome BXJ2-6, Cavendish_Baxijiao_AAA, whole genome shotgun sequence genomic stretch:
- the LOC135615280 gene encoding septum-promoting GTP-binding protein 1-like isoform X1, whose product MTMTQVSHALVHLEAKWARLVRRFFHAVRSHLLSCSSPNGRYRQLKANQSAPDPTVARDIPKVDTGHAPVRTDMEVDSDVLSLKVSLLGDCDIGKTSFMMKYVGDVEEQRGVEMAGLNLMDKIFVVKGARIAFRIWDVGGDDQFLDHVPIACKDAVAILVMFDLTNRCTLNNAIAWHHRARRWNATAIPILIGTKFDDFARLPLEMQWTIVNQARAYARAMKATLFFSSTTHNINVNKIFKFIAAKLFNMPWTVERNLTIGEPIIDY is encoded by the exons ATGACCATGACTCAGGTCAGCCACGCTTTGGTCCATCTCGAAGCCAAGTGGGCTCGCCTTGTTCGCCGCTTCTTCCACGCCGTGCGTAGCCACCTCCTCTCTTGTTCCTCCCCGAATGGTCGGTACCGGCAGCTTAAGGCCAACCAAAGTGCTCCAGACCCCACGGTGGCCCGGGACATCCCCAAGGTGGATACGGGACATGCGCCGGTGCGCACGGATATGGAGGTGGATTCCGACGTGCTGTCGttgaaggtcagcctcctcggcgATTGCGACATCGGAAAAACAAGCTTCATG ATGAAGTATGTGGGCGATGTGGAGGAACAGAGAGGAGTAGAAATGGCAGGACTGAATCTAATGGATAAAATCTTCGTAGTAAAGGGAGCGAGGATCGCCTTTAGGATATGGGATGTGGGAG GTGATGATCAATTTCTGGATCATGTGCCCATTGCCTGCAAAGATGCTGTCGCAATTCTTGTAATGTTCGATCTCACCAATCGATGTACGCTAAACAA TGCTATTGCCTGGCATCATCGAGCAAGGAGATGGAACGCG ACGGCAATTCCGATCTTAATAGGAACCAAATTTGATGATTTTGCTCGGCTTCCTCTTGAAATGCAATGGACGATCGTGAATCAG GCCAGAGCATACGCAAGAGCGATGAAAGCAACTCTGTTTTTTTCCAGCACCACCCACAACATTAACGTGAACAAGATCTTCAAGTTTATCGCGGCCAAACTGTTCAACATGCCATGGACGGTGGAGAGAAATTTGACTATCGGAGAACCTATCATTGACTATTAG
- the LOC135615280 gene encoding septum-promoting GTP-binding protein 1-like isoform X2: MTMTQVSHALVHLEAKWARLVRRFFHAVRSHLLSCSSPNGRYRQLKANQSAPDPTVARDIPKVDTGHAPVRTDMEVDSDVLSLKVSLLGDCDIGKTSFMMKYVGDVEEQRGVEMAGLNLMDKIFVVKGARIAFRIWDVGGDDQFLDHVPIACKDAVAILVMFDLTNRCTLNNAIAWHHRARRWNATAIPILIGTKFDDFARLPLEMQWTIVNQVKSVRFPFQKALLS; the protein is encoded by the exons ATGACCATGACTCAGGTCAGCCACGCTTTGGTCCATCTCGAAGCCAAGTGGGCTCGCCTTGTTCGCCGCTTCTTCCACGCCGTGCGTAGCCACCTCCTCTCTTGTTCCTCCCCGAATGGTCGGTACCGGCAGCTTAAGGCCAACCAAAGTGCTCCAGACCCCACGGTGGCCCGGGACATCCCCAAGGTGGATACGGGACATGCGCCGGTGCGCACGGATATGGAGGTGGATTCCGACGTGCTGTCGttgaaggtcagcctcctcggcgATTGCGACATCGGAAAAACAAGCTTCATG ATGAAGTATGTGGGCGATGTGGAGGAACAGAGAGGAGTAGAAATGGCAGGACTGAATCTAATGGATAAAATCTTCGTAGTAAAGGGAGCGAGGATCGCCTTTAGGATATGGGATGTGGGAG GTGATGATCAATTTCTGGATCATGTGCCCATTGCCTGCAAAGATGCTGTCGCAATTCTTGTAATGTTCGATCTCACCAATCGATGTACGCTAAACAA TGCTATTGCCTGGCATCATCGAGCAAGGAGATGGAACGCG ACGGCAATTCCGATCTTAATAGGAACCAAATTTGATGATTTTGCTCGGCTTCCTCTTGAAATGCAATGGACGATCGTGAATCAG GTCAAAAGTGTCAGGTTTCCATTCCAGAAAGCACTACTCTCCTAA